The genomic window GGTGCGCAGTGCTGGAATGAGTCGGTGTGGGGCAGTGAGTGGACGGAGGGCACCGCTcggaggggcctgggctggcaggGAGCCTGGCAGCGGGATGAAGGGCCGCTGCCCGGCCGAGAGGGTCCTGGCTGGCTGGGGCCGTGTCGGGGGCACGGGCAGAGGTGGGCTGCGGGAGTGGGCCGATGGAGCAGCGTGGATGGGGTGATGTGTGTGGGTGAAGCATTGCTTGATGGAGTGAGCCCCGATGGAGGGGACGGGGACTGGTTGGCTGCAGGGGCGTGGGAGGGGTGTTTGGTGGAAGGGAGACCCTGGGGAGCCAGGGGGCCGTGACTGGATGGGAGGTGGGTGTTGGCCAGATGGAAGGCTCTGTCAGGTGGCGCGAGTGCGGACGGGGAGGAGCAGCACAGGGGCCCCGGGCGTACCTCCACGGCCTGGGTGTACTGCTCCAGCCGCTCGTCAATCCTGGCGACGGGCAAGGTGGGCTGGGCCTTCTTCGGGCTGCTGCTGGAGGGGCAAGGGGCAAGCCTCATGTCCCCCGAGTCCTCCCGTGTGCCCCGAGTGCGCCCCGAGCCTGTCCTGGATCCCGCCCAGGTGCCCTCCCtcgcactgccccccacccctccctggagAAGGTTGTGCTCTGGGCTTGGAGTGCCGTCCAACCTCTTCTCCACGGAGCGGCTCAGGGACTCCGTCCTGTCGACGAGCTGTGGGCGGAGGGAGCACAGAGGCGTTGGGGGGAGAGGAACCAGAGCAAGGCTGTCGCCCCCTCTCCCCAGCGCTCCCCGTTCTCATGCCCCGGGGGGTCCTGAGTGCTGGGccctggtggggggtgggggagcagcggGGCAGCACGCAGCACAGGCCCCTGTCCTCCCAGGGCCGACTcgcaggctgagctgggccacagagctgggagggggcaggggagcaggcccTGGACTTGACCTACTTTGCCGGTGGGGCTCAGGGGCGGTGAGCGCGGCTCGTCGGGTGCCTCTGCAGGCGAGGGGCTGGGCGTCCGGGGCTGCTGACCCTCCTGATGGTGGCAGTGAGAGCCCATGCTGACCCGGGGCCACCTCTTGGGGCCCTCCTGCCCGGCCCGGGGTCTGTGGGAGTGGAAGCTTTCCcaccctgggccccagctcctggctggcctGGGCCCGGCCGGGCTCCGGAAGCCCCAGCCTCAGGGGAGCATCCCCTGATCACGGGGCAAGGATTTGCTCAGGGGCCTCCGgcctcaccctcccacccccaccccagaaaggggctgcagagcccagagcccagggcacaGCGGTCACCTCTGCCCCGTCAGCCTCCGCCACCCCTGCGTTGCACGGGCGCGTGTCCCCTGGGCCCGGCCCCTGCTGGCTCAGACACAGCCCCTCCAGGTGGTCCTTGGCTTGGTTCACTTCGCCACCGTCCTGCAGGGGCCTAGTgggtggagagggaggcagagttcACACGGGGCCGTGAGACGGCTTGGTCCCTTTCCCAAGCCTCGATTTCCCAACTCTCAATGGAGGCAATCAGACCAGCCGAGTGCCGTGGGGTCCTGGGACcccagcctctctgggcctctgcgtTGAGGCTGGAGACCCCTCCCGAACAGCGGCCACTGCCCCGACCTCCCCGGGCAGCTCTCTGCAGACCAAGAGGCACAGACCCAGAggcaggctgcagcccccaggcccGCCCCAGGCTGTGTTGTTCCCCGGGCCGCTGGCCTTGCTCACTGTGGGGGCACGGGGCTCGGTGGGAGTGAGTGAGGGTCTGTGGGCGTTCGGGGGTAGGTGGGCTGGGGCCGAGGCCGGGGCAGTGCGGGGAGGGGCAGACCTCCGGCCTCGGGCGGGGAGCCCTGCCTCTGAGCGGGGCTGAGATGGAGAGGAGGCTGGGATTCTGGCATTTTCCAGGGTTTCAGGCTTCTCGGTGCCTGTGCCAGCCAAGACCCAGGCCCAGCCCGCCCAAGGTGGGCCGGGGTCGGAGCCAGCGGCAGCCACATGGGCAGGCCCAgcatggctgggggtggggagtggaggcgGGAGAGCCAGGCTCACGCAGTGTCAAAGTGCCCCCTGCTGTCTTTCGGGAGCAGCGCAGGGCTCCGGGCTCAGGGAGGCCAGCGGTGGAGGGGGCGACTCAGGGAGttggggggtggtggggagggggctgccctgCTCAGAAACGCTGGGCATGGGGGTCCCTCGAGGGCAGGAGGGGAAACTGGAGCCCGGGCCCCCAAAAAGCCGTTGGCTCTGGAGGAGTGGAGCTGCTTGTAGGGTGTGGAGGGGAAGACTTGGCCAGCGCTCCGGGCCGGCTTAGGGGCCTCTGAGAGGCCCGGAGGCCCCCAGATCAGCGAGGGGCTGCGGCCCCCTCCAGGCCGAGGGGGCCCCTGAGCTCCCAGCCCAGCACGCCAGAGCAAGGCTGCGACCCCCACTGCCGGGCCCACAGGCCTGGGAGCGCGGCTCTCTCGTGAGAGGGGGGTGTGTGGGCTGTGTCAAGgtgaggcccctcccccaccccggccgccAGGTTCAGACAGCACGCACGTCCACACATCTGGAAAGCGTGTCCCCCTGCCGGCCCGCGGCCTGCACATCTGGAAATACCTGCTCCCCTCCGTGGGAATGGAGTCCAGCCAGCCCCGAGGGAGGAAGGGGCGGGCGGCCGGGGGCTGTGGGCCTCCATGACGTAAGTGGGCTGCAGCTGCGGGCTGGCGTGGCcgggggccctggggagcccaggaATGAGGCTtcctcactgccccccccccgcagcccccTCGCCGGCCGCCCTGCAGTCtagctctcttcctcccttccctccctctgcccctgtcACGGCCGCGGGGACGTTTTggggggctggctggggagggggcgtgcAGGCCGTGGCTCAGACGCAGGAGGGGAGCCCCTGCCCAGACGCCGAGCCCACCCCCACTTGCCTGCTCTCCTGCTCCCGCTCTGGGCTCTCGCCCTGAGCAGGGTCCCCGCTGTCCGAGCTCCCCCAGGACTGCTGCCGCTGCTCGGGCCTCTGGGACCAGTCGCTGAAGCCCTCGTCCTCGTCCGGCTCTGGGGCCTGCAGGGGCTTCAGGCCGGGGCTGAAAGTGCGGGAGATCGGGCTGGGTCCTGCATGGGGCTCACTGACCAAGCCCCCCGCCCCATGCCCCTCGCCAGGACCCTGGGCTCCGGGTGGGAGACCTCGTCGGCCTCAGAGGTGGCTCTGCGGGCAGGGCCGTGTCTCTGTTGAGACTGGAGAGCCCCTGAGGACAGACCTGTGCCTCCCCTATCAGCCCAAGACTCTCTGAGGGTGGACATGAACCTCCTCCATCAGTCTAAGGCTTCCTGAAGGCAGGGCTGTGACTTCCATCCGTCTGGGGCCCCCTGAGGGCCTCCTCCATCAGTTCAGGGCTACccgagggcagggctgtgcctccTCCATCATTCTGGGTCTCTGTAAGAGTAGTGTTGTGCCTCCACCATCAGCCTGACTCCCTGAGAACAGAGCTGTGCCTCCTCCATCAGTCTGGGGTTCCCTGAGGACATGGCTGTACATTCTCAGTTGGTCTAGGGCTTCCTAATAGTAGGGCTGTGCCTCCTCCATCGCTCTAGGGCTCCCCAAGATAGGACTATGCCTCTCCCATCCATCTAGGGCTCCCTAGGAGCAGGGTTGTGCCTCCACCATTAGTCTggggctccctgagggcagggctgtgcctccTCCATCAGTCTGGGTCTCTGTAAGAGTAGCATTGTGCCTCCACCATCAGTCCAGTGCTGCCTAGGAGCAGGGCCGTGCCTCTGCCATCATCCTGCCTCTCTGAGAGCGATGCTGTGCCTC from Oryctolagus cuniculus chromosome 1, mOryCun1.1, whole genome shotgun sequence includes these protein-coding regions:
- the LSP1 gene encoding lymphocyte-specific protein 1 isoform X21 gives rise to the protein MLTTQWGAEDEEETAREPLQQLQAQDHRAAGQAPEQEIPPGLKPLQAPEPDEDEGFSDWSQRPEQRQQSWGSSDSGDPAQGESPEREQESRPLQDGGEVNQAKDHLEGLCLSQQGPGPGDTRPCNAGVAEADGAEEGQQPRTPSPSPAEAPDEPRSPPLSPTGKLVDRTESLSRSVEKSSSPKKAQPTLPVARIDERLEQYTQAVETAGRTPRLARQTSIELPSMAVASTKSRWETGEVQAQSAAKATSCKDIVAGDMSKRSFWEQKEGSKTSSTLKSTPSGKRYKFVATGHGKYEKVLVDEGAAP
- the LSP1 gene encoding lymphocyte-specific protein 1 isoform X16, with product MAQAPSAPGSEEREDLPEEETAGLTTQWGAEDEEETAREPLQQLQAQDHRAAGQAPEQEIPPGLKPLQAPEPDEDEGFSDWSQRPEQRQQSWGSSDSGDPAQGESPEREQESRPLQDGGEVNQAKDHLEGLCLSQQGPGPGDTRPCNAGVAEADGAEEGQQPRTPSPSPAEAPDEPRSPPLSPTGKLVDRTESLSRSVEKSSSPKKAQPTLPVARIDERLEQYTQAVETAGRTPRLARQTSIELPSMAVASTKSRWETGEVQAQSAAKATSCKDIVAGDMSKRSFWEQKEGSKTSSTLKSTPSGKRYKFVATGHGKYEKVLVDEGAAP
- the LSP1 gene encoding lymphocyte-specific protein 1 isoform X19: MRLTTQWGAEDEEETAREPLQQLQAQDHRAAGQAPEQEIPPGLKPLQAPEPDEDEGFSDWSQRPEQRQQSWGSSDSGDPAQGESPEREQESRPLQDGGEVNQAKDHLEGLCLSQQGPGPGDTRPCNAGVAEADGAEEGQQPRTPSPSPAEAPDEPRSPPLSPTGKLVDRTESLSRSVEKSSSPKKAQPTLPVARIDERLEQYTQAVETAGRTPRLARQTSIELPSMAVASTKSRWETGEVQAQSAAKATSCKDIVAGDMSKRSFWEQKEGSKTSSTLKSTPSGKRYKFVATGHGKYEKVLVDEGAAP
- the LSP1 gene encoding lymphocyte-specific protein 1 isoform X17 encodes the protein MAQAPSAPGSEEREDLPEEETAGLTTQWGAEDEEETAREPLQQLQAQDHRAAGQAPEQEIPPGLKPLQAPEPDEDEGFSDWSQRPEQRQQSWGSSDSGDPAQGESPEREQESRPLQDGGEVNQAKDHLEGLCLSQQGPGPGDTRPCNAGVAEADGAEEGQQPRTPSPSPAEAPDEPRSPPLSPTGKLVDRTESLSRSVEKSSPKKAQPTLPVARIDERLEQYTQAVETAGRTPRLARQTSIELPSMAVASTKSRWETGEVQAQSAAKATSCKDIVAGDMSKRSFWEQKEGSKTSSTLKSTPSGKRYKFVATGHGKYEKVLVDEGAAP
- the LSP1 gene encoding lymphocyte-specific protein 1 isoform X25, with protein sequence MNGAALPRRSASSQSLRELLRLTTQWGAEDEEETAREPLQQLQAQDHRAAGQAPEQEIPPGLKPLQAPEPDEDEGFSDWSQRPEQRQQSWGSSDSGDPAQGESPEREQESRPLQDGGEVNQAKDHLEGLCLSQQGPGPGDTRPCNAGVAEADGAEEGQQPRTPSPSPAEAPDEPRSPPLSPTGKLVDRTESLSRSVEKSSSPKKAQPTLPVARIDERLEQYTQAVETAGRTPRLARQTSIELPSMAVASTKSRWETGEVQAQSAAKATSCKDIVAGDMSKRSFWEQKEGSKTSSTLKSTPSGKRYKFVATGHGKYEKVLVDEGAAP
- the LSP1 gene encoding lymphocyte-specific protein 1 isoform X18, with protein sequence MNGAALPRRSASSQSLRELLRLTTQWGAEDEEETAREPLQQLQAQDHRAAGQAPEQEIPPGLKPLQAPEPDEDEGFSDWSQRPEQRQQSWGSSDSGDPAQGESPEREQESRPLQDGGEVNQAKDHLEGLCLSQQGPGPGDTRPCNAGVAEADGAEEGQQPRTPSPSPAEAPDEPRSPPLSPTGKLVDRTESLSRSVEKSSPKKAQPTLPVARIDERLEQYTQAVETAGRTPRLARQTSIELPSMAVASTKSRWETGEVQAQSAAKATSCKDIVAGDMSKRSFWEQKEGSKTSSTLKSTPSGKRYKFVATGHGKYEKVLVDEGAAP
- the LSP1 gene encoding lymphocyte-specific protein 1 isoform X20, producing MRLTTQWGAEDEEETAREPLQQLQAQDHRAAGQAPEQEIPPGLKPLQAPEPDEDEGFSDWSQRPEQRQQSWGSSDSGDPAQGESPEREQESRPLQDGGEVNQAKDHLEGLCLSQQGPGPGDTRPCNAGVAEADGAEEGQQPRTPSPSPAEAPDEPRSPPLSPTGKLVDRTESLSRSVEKSSPKKAQPTLPVARIDERLEQYTQAVETAGRTPRLARQTSIELPSMAVASTKSRWETGEVQAQSAAKATSCKDIVAGDMSKRSFWEQKEGSKTSSTLKSTPSGKRYKFVATGHGKYEKVLVDEGAAP